The following coding sequences are from one Pontibacillus halophilus JSM 076056 = DSM 19796 window:
- a CDS encoding rhodanese-related sulfurtransferase, producing the protein MENKEYQVLLYYQYVTIDDPEQFAKDHLAFCNELGLLGRVLVAEEGINGTVSGTVEATEAYMKAMHDDERFAEMPFKVDAAEGHTFKKMHVRHRPELVTLRLEDNHNPNDITGEHLEPKEWYEQMQREDTIILDARNDYEYDLGHFRGAIRPDIETFKELPDWVRENKHMFEGKKVLTYCTGGIRCEKFSGWLMKEGFDVAQLKGGITTYGKDPEVKGELWDGQMFVFDERLTVPVNQVEHTIVGEDYFTGEPCERFVNCGNPECDRRMMMTEENEHKYMRSCSHECRTHDNNRYVNEYNLSEEDVQARLSQIEQESHV; encoded by the coding sequence ATGGAGAATAAAGAATATCAAGTATTGTTGTATTATCAGTATGTAACGATTGATGACCCAGAGCAATTTGCGAAGGATCATTTAGCGTTTTGTAATGAGCTTGGCCTGTTAGGGCGTGTGCTGGTTGCAGAAGAAGGGATTAACGGGACCGTTTCTGGTACCGTTGAAGCAACAGAAGCGTATATGAAGGCCATGCATGACGATGAACGTTTCGCAGAAATGCCATTTAAAGTGGATGCTGCGGAAGGTCATACGTTTAAGAAAATGCATGTGCGTCACCGTCCTGAGCTTGTGACGCTTCGTCTTGAGGACAATCACAATCCAAACGACATTACAGGGGAGCATTTAGAGCCGAAAGAATGGTATGAACAAATGCAGCGCGAAGATACAATTATCTTAGATGCCCGTAATGATTATGAATACGACCTGGGTCATTTCCGTGGCGCAATCCGTCCGGATATTGAGACGTTCAAAGAGCTACCTGATTGGGTCCGTGAGAATAAGCATATGTTCGAAGGGAAGAAAGTTCTCACCTATTGTACAGGTGGAATTCGATGTGAGAAATTCTCCGGCTGGCTTATGAAGGAAGGGTTCGACGTAGCGCAATTAAAAGGCGGAATTACGACATACGGCAAGGATCCTGAAGTGAAAGGTGAACTATGGGATGGACAGATGTTTGTGTTCGATGAACGTCTTACAGTTCCGGTGAACCAAGTCGAACACACGATTGTTGGTGAGGATTACTTCACAGGAGAGCCATGTGAACGCTTTGTGAACTGTGGAAATCCTGAATGCGACCGCCGTATGATGATGACCGAAGAAAATGAGCACAAATATATGAGAAGTTGCAGCCACGAGTGCCGCACACACGACAATAACCGTTATGTGAACGAGTATAATTTGAGTGAAGAAGACGTGCAGGCACGCTTAAGCCAAATCGAACAAGAGAGTCACGTATAG
- a CDS encoding BCCT family transporter → MTDETNRRTKIDWVTFAISGGFLVLFLIMSVFNKSLMGEWITSSFDFSVKFFGAFWQVLLLATFIVGIALALSKYGKVNLGKLNKPEYSLFRWVSMILCTLLAAGGVFWAAGEPMYHYLTTPPLLDEQGMSKADAVIPGLAQSFFHWGFTAWASLGTVATIVLMYAHYHKGYPLKPRTILYPMFGEKIFNRKSVIGSVADIVSIIAVAAGTIGPIGFLGLQVGYALEYLFGVPDTILTESIVIIFLVAIASISAASGVDKGIQLMSRLNVGLAVVLMFGMLILGPTLFIIDSFIGAEAYQIQNFVRMSLYRGDQSWLGYWTIFFWGWFIGFGPAMAMFISRISRGRSIRELILAVAIIAPLVSNFWFASVGGSGIFFEMKNPGAISTALNDSGMPAAVMAIMEQLPLGMVMATGFLVVTIIFVATTADSMSYSVAVTLTGDAHPSRWLRIFWALLFGFIAASLLSIGESSIQTLQNFIVVTAVPVSILLLPPVWGAPKVAKLMAIEQGIVKDTKATSEEEETQPEAKSV, encoded by the coding sequence ATGACCGACGAAACGAATAGGAGAACGAAGATTGATTGGGTCACATTCGCCATCAGCGGTGGATTTCTCGTACTTTTTCTAATCATGTCTGTATTTAACAAATCTTTGATGGGAGAATGGATCACGAGCTCGTTCGACTTTTCTGTTAAATTCTTTGGTGCTTTCTGGCAAGTGCTCTTACTAGCGACGTTTATAGTAGGAATAGCACTCGCATTATCAAAATATGGAAAAGTTAATCTCGGAAAACTGAACAAACCAGAATATAGCCTATTTCGATGGGTATCGATGATTCTGTGTACATTACTAGCTGCAGGAGGGGTGTTCTGGGCAGCGGGAGAACCGATGTATCACTACCTTACAACCCCGCCACTTCTTGACGAACAAGGCATGTCGAAAGCCGATGCAGTCATTCCAGGTCTTGCGCAGAGCTTCTTCCACTGGGGATTTACAGCTTGGGCATCACTTGGAACAGTCGCAACGATTGTACTAATGTATGCGCACTATCATAAAGGATATCCATTGAAACCTCGTACAATTCTTTATCCAATGTTCGGAGAAAAGATCTTTAATCGAAAAAGTGTCATAGGTTCAGTAGCGGACATTGTGTCTATTATTGCAGTAGCAGCGGGTACAATAGGACCAATTGGATTCCTTGGCCTGCAAGTGGGCTACGCACTCGAATATCTATTTGGGGTACCAGATACAATCTTGACTGAATCGATTGTCATCATTTTTCTAGTCGCAATTGCTTCCATTTCAGCTGCATCAGGAGTTGATAAAGGAATTCAACTGATGAGCCGCTTAAACGTAGGACTTGCAGTCGTCCTCATGTTTGGCATGCTGATTCTAGGACCAACTTTATTTATCATTGATTCCTTTATCGGAGCAGAAGCGTATCAAATTCAAAACTTCGTACGTATGAGTCTTTATCGAGGAGACCAATCGTGGTTAGGTTACTGGACGATCTTCTTCTGGGGCTGGTTCATTGGATTCGGACCAGCAATGGCGATGTTTATTAGCCGTATCTCTCGCGGAAGATCGATCCGAGAATTAATTCTTGCCGTTGCGATTATTGCACCATTAGTCAGTAACTTCTGGTTCGCATCCGTAGGTGGCTCAGGGATTTTCTTCGAAATGAAGAACCCAGGCGCCATCTCAACCGCATTAAATGATAGCGGCATGCCGGCAGCCGTGATGGCCATCATGGAACAACTTCCACTTGGAATGGTCATGGCTACTGGCTTCCTAGTTGTAACCATTATCTTCGTGGCGACAACTGCCGACTCAATGTCCTACTCAGTAGCTGTTACCCTAACAGGAGATGCTCACCCATCTCGCTGGTTACGTATTTTCTGGGCGCTATTATTCGGTTTCATCGCGGCTTCACTATTAAGTATCGGAGAAAGCAGCATTCAAACGCTGCAGAACTTTATCGTTGTAACGGCCGTACCCGTCTCCATTCTCTTGCTGCCACCAGTTTGGGGAGCACCTAAAGTCGCCAAACTTATGGCGATTGAACAAGGGATTGTGAAAGACACGAAAGCCACTTCTGAAGAAGAAGAAACACAACCTGAAGCTAAATCTGTATAA
- a CDS encoding organic hydroperoxide resistance protein — protein MEKALYTAEATAQGGRKGTVTSSDGTIDFELSMPKSLGGQEKEGATNPEQLFAAGYSACFDSALQLVASQAKKAIKTAVTAQVSIGKEGEGFGLGVNLNVDVEGVSQEEAEDLVQKAHQVCPYSRATRGNIEVTLNTTAK, from the coding sequence ATGGAAAAAGCATTGTACACAGCAGAAGCAACAGCGCAAGGTGGACGTAAAGGAACCGTTACATCGAGTGACGGAACAATCGACTTTGAACTTTCTATGCCGAAATCATTAGGCGGTCAAGAGAAAGAAGGCGCAACAAACCCTGAACAACTATTCGCAGCAGGATACTCTGCTTGCTTTGATAGCGCTCTACAACTTGTTGCATCACAAGCGAAGAAAGCAATTAAAACAGCTGTAACCGCTCAAGTGAGCATCGGTAAAGAGGGCGAAGGATTCGGTCTTGGTGTTAACTTAAATGTAGATGTAGAAGGTGTTTCACAAGAAGAGGCGGAGGACCTTGTACAGAAAGCACACCAAGTATGCCCATACTCTCGTGCAACACGTGGGAATATTGAAGTGACATTAAATACAACTGCCAAATAA